GTCACTTTAGGTTAGAAATTTGTCGACAAGAGCATGAATATGTTATAAATTTTAAGGCACTAGTAAAAGAAAAACCTTGCATAAAGTCGTTAAAAGATTTGGCGATCCAGACTCTAGCAAGGCTTCAAAGTTACAGGAAAATTATATGACACAACGACGTAAAAATCAAATCCTCCAGTATCGCCATAAGTGCGGTGCTTCTTGTTAAATGCACTAGATATATTTAAGAATCGACTCCACGAAAAAACTTACTCAACAAACGAAATCGAAACAGGTTGTAAGATTAGGTACACGCATAAAGCGACGCATGGACAAAGATCTATTGATATGCGTTATATACAGCCAAACACCAGAACCCACGTTTATTATCTAGTATTCGATATGGATCAGGAACAATCTGCAATACAGTTTGAAAAAGTTGGTGCTCCTGCACCGAATATTATTACCATAAACCCACACAACGCAAGAAGTCATCAAATGTATAGCTTAGAAACGTCCGTAAGAGTGGCACATGACGGTTCCAGAAAAGCGATTGATTATTACATGGCTGTCTACCAATCCTTACATAAAAAGCTTGGTGCTGATGTTGGTTACAAAGGTTTTCTTTGCAAAAATCCACTACATGATTGTTGGAAAACGTGGGTAGTAAGAAATGAGAATTATACACTTGATGAGTTATCTGATTATTTAGATTTGAATGATAGATTAGAGCTAGATGATGTTGATGCCAAAAGAAACTGCAATACTTTTGATTACGTGAGGAATTGGGCTTATACGGAAAGCAGAAAGACGTATGTGAGTCCTAAAGCCTTTGAAAGAGCTGTACTTGAAGAAGCTCTAAAGTTTAACTCACAATACACTGAACCCATGAATTTTAGTGAAGTGAAAGCGATAGCTAAAAGCGTGTCTCGATTTGTTGAGAGAAAATATACATCTAAGGGCTTTTCTGACTGGTGTGCTAGAAAAGGAAAGATCGGAGGTCAGAAGTCTAAGAGAAAGCCAGTGCCAGACTCCGAGAACACAACAAAGCCTTGGCTTAAATTAGGGATAGGAAAAACTACCTACTATAAGAGGAAAAAAGAGGGCTTACTTTAAAAGTGAACAGGATAAGCTATATCAGATAATCTACGAAGTATTGCTCTTATTCTTAAAAAAAACCCAAGCCTTGTTATTGGCTGTTAGCCCATGTGTGTATTGTGGAAAAGGGCTTTTTCTTTTCCATCAATATGCACATAGCTAATAGTTAAATATTCTTGAACCTAGCCTAAAAGTTATGTTGCGTCAGCTGATGCTCTTGCTCTTTTTTGGGGGGGAGTTTGAGGGGGGAAACTTAAAGTGCAGCCGAAATTTTATTTATAAAGATATAGAATTTTGATATTTGAAAGAACCCAGTAATAACAGGGCTTACAAGACT
This genomic stretch from Paraphotobacterium marinum harbors:
- a CDS encoding replication initiation protein; amino-acid sequence: MLNALDIFKNRLHEKTYSTNEIETGCKIRYTHKATHGQRSIDMRYIQPNTRTHVYYLVFDMDQEQSAIQFEKVGAPAPNIITINPHNARSHQMYSLETSVRVAHDGSRKAIDYYMAVYQSLHKKLGADVGYKGFLCKNPLHDCWKTWVVRNENYTLDELSDYLDLNDRLELDDVDAKRNCNTFDYVRNWAYTESRKTYVSPKAFERAVLEEALKFNSQYTEPMNFSEVKAIAKSVSRFVERKYTSKGFSDWCARKGKIGGQKSKRKPVPDSENTTKPWLKLGIGKTTYYKRKKEGLL